CTGGCTGCGGCTCTTGTCGTGGAATTCACCGGTTTCTTCGTCGCGTCCGCGCATCGTCCATACCTGATTTCAAAAAAAGTCGCCCGGCGTGATGCCGGGCCCAACCCGTACAGGATAAAGCATTGAACGTGATCGCCCCTGAAGCCGCTGTCGGCGACGACAGCCCGGCCCGGCTGGAACGGCTGGCCGACCTCTCCCAGCAGCTGCTTGACCGCGCCCGCGCGCTGGGCGCCAGCCAGGCCGAAGTCAGCTGCAGCGAAGACCGTGGGCTGGAGGTCAATGTCCGCCTCGGCGAGGTCGAAACCGTGCAGTCCACCCGCGACCGCGGCATCGCCGTCACCGTGTACTTCGGCCAACGCAAGGGCAGCGCCAGCACCGGCGACCTGAACGAGGCCAGCCTGGCGGCCACGGTCGAGCAGGCCTGCGCCATCGCCCGGCATACCGAGGACGACCCGGCCGCCGGCCTGGCCGAGGCGGACCTGATGGCCACCCACTTCCCGGACCTGGATGGCTGGCACCCGTGGGCGCTGCAGGCCGACGAGGCAGTGGACCTGGCCCTGGCCTGCGAAGCCGCAGGCCGTGAGGCCGATGCGCAGATCCGCAATTCCGACGGCGCCTCGGTGTCGAGCATGCAGAGCCTGTCGGTCTATGCCAATTCGCATGGCTTCATCGGCCGTGAGCGCGGCACCCACCATTCGGTCGGTTGTGCGCTGATCGCCGGGCAGGGCGATGGCATGCAGCGTGACGGCTGGTACACCAGTGCGCTGGCTCGCGAGGACCTGGAGGACGTCGGCCTGGTCGGTCGTCGTGCCGCCGAGCGCACTGTCGCCCGCCTGCAGCCGCGATCGCTGGCCACCGGCAGCATGCCGGTGCTGTTCGCCCCGGAAGTGGCGCGCAGCCTGGTCGGGCATCTGCTGTCGGCGGTGTCCGGTGGTGCCCTGTACCGCCAGGCCAGCTTCCTGCTGGACAGCGTTGGCCAGCGCCTGTTCCCGGAATGGATGCAGATCGAGGAGCTGCCGCACCTGCGCCGCGGCCTGCGCTCGGCAGCCTTCGACGGCGATGGCGTCGCCACCCGGGCCTCGGCGCTGGTCCGCGACGGCGTGCTGCAGCGCTATGTGCTGGGCAGCTACTCGGCACGCAAGCTGGGCCTGCAGACCACCGCCAACGCCGGCGGCGTGCACAACCTGCAGCTGGCGGCCAACGCCGGCTCCCTGCAGGACATCGCGCGGCAGATGGGCGACGGCCTGCTGGTGACCGAGCTGATGGGGCAGGGCGTGAACGGCGTGACCGGCGACTATTCGCGTGGCGCGGGTGGCTTCCGGGTCGAAAACGGCGAGATCCAGTACCCGGTGGACGGGATCACCATCGCCGGCAACCTGCGCGAGATGTTCAGCAGCATCGAGGCGGTCGGCAGCGACGTCGATCCCCGCTCGCACATCCGGACCGGTTCGATCCTGTTGGGGCGGATGACCATCGCAGGTAATGATTGATGCCGTCGATGGCGTAAGCTATGCGCGCCTGACGCAATCAGCTGGGTGCTGGTTGGTCAAGACCACCCAATGAAAAGGAGTTTTGTCGTGAGTGAATTCGATAACGTCCCGCCGCCGCCGGCCACCACCGACGTCCCGGCCGACCAGCGCACCATGGCCCTGGCCGCGCACCTGCTGGGCATCTTCACCGGCTTCATCGGCGCGCTGATCATCTGGCTGATCAACAAGGATGACGCGGGCAAGGCCTTCGTGACCGACCAGGCCAAGGAAGCCCTGAACTTCCAGATCACCGTGACCATCGCCATGATCATCAGCATGATCCTGATGATCGTGATCATCGGCGGCATCCTGGCGCCGATCGTCGGCATCATCAGCCTGGTGTTCAGCATCATCGCTGCGGTCAAGGCCAACAACGGCGAAGCCTACCGCTACCCGTTCGCGCTGCGCCTGATCAAGTAAGATCGTCCGCACGCGGAACTGAAAACGCCCGGCATTGCCGGGCGTTTTCGTGTGCGGGAAATGCCGGGCCGCGTGCAGCGATCAGTGATCGCGTTCCACCGCCAGCGTCGCCAGTGCGCGCAGCGCATCGGCCTCGTCGCCATACCCGGCCAGCAGGGCCTGCATGCGTGCCGCCAGTTCCTGCAGCTGCGCCTTCGCACCGTCCATGCCGAGCAGGGCGGGGAAGGTGCTCTTGTCCTGTGCCTGGTCCTTGCCGGCGGTCTTGCCCAGCTGTTCGGAACTGGCTTCGACATCGAGGATGTCATCGCGCACCTGGAAGGCCAGGCCAAGCGCATCGGCGAAGCTGTCCAGCTGGGCCAGCTGCGGTCCGTGGGCCTGGCCGCACAGCGCGCCCATGCGTACCGCCGCCCGGATCAGCGCACCGGTCTTCAGGGCATGCATGCGGGTCAATGCTGCCAGTGTCTGCTGCTGGCCGGTGGCATCGATGTCCAGCGCCTGGCCGCCGCACATGCCGGAGGCACCGGACGCGTGGGCCAGGGTCTGCAGGCAGGCCACGCGCAGCGTGGCGGGCAGTGGCGCATCGGCCAGCAGGCCGAAGGCACGGGTCTGCAGTGCGTCGCCGGCCAAGATCGCGGTGGCTTCGTCGAAGGCGATGTGGGTGGTCGGCTTGCCGCGGCGCAGGGCATCGTCGTCCATTGCCGGCAGGTCGTCATGCACCAGTGAATAGGCGTGGATCAGCTCGACGGACATGGCCGCTGCGTCCAGGCTTTCAGGCTGCGCGCCGAACAGGTGCCCGCTGGCATACACCAGCAGCGGGCGCATGCGCTTGCCACCGCCCAGCACCGAATAGCGCATGGCCTGGTGCAGGCGCTGCGGTGCTTCGGCAGGCGAGGGCAGGGCAGCGTCGAGCTGGCTTTCGATACGGTCGCGCCAGCGCTCGAACAGAACCTCAGCCGTCATGGCTGGGCGGATCGAAAGGCTCGGAGGCTTCCGGCTGCGCCGGATCGCTGAGCAGGCGTACACGCAGTTCGGCCTGCTCCAGTGCCTGCTGGCACTGGCGGTACAGACCGACGCCACGTTCGTAAGCACTGAGCGACGCTTCCAGGCTCAGCTCGCCGGTTTCCATCTGCTCCACCAGCTGCTCCAGCGATTCGAGCGACTGCTCGAACTGGGCGACCGGGGAGGCGTTTTCAGGGGACTTCTTGGCCATGCGGCAAGTGTGGACGGGCCGCGCGCGGGGGTCAATTCACCAGCCGCCGGGACGCCACTGGAGCTGTGCCTCGTTGGCCTGCAACCAGGCCTGCAAGGGCGCGGCGATGACCACGTCGGCGGCGGCCAGCAACTGCGGGCCATCGAAGATCAACGGCAGCTGGGCGCGTCGCCAGGGGGCAAGATGTTCGCGTTGCAGGCAGTCCTTCAGCGCATGCGAATGCTGGCGACCCGGCAGCAGGATGCGCTCACCGCCCACGCGTGCACGGACCTGCAGTGGTTGTTCGAAAGCGCTGGCGCCAAGCAGGCTCAGCTGGCCACCGTCGGGCAATGGCAGCGGTGCTCGGCCATCCCAGGCGGCCTGCCAGTCGAGGGGCAGCGAGGGCAGCCGGGCCGGCAGCAGGTAGGCATGGTCACGCCATTGCTGGATCACGTGATCCTGCCAGCGCACACGCGCCTGGCGGTCGATGTCGGCCGGCAACAGCTCCTCCAGCGCCTGCTGCAACACCGTGGCCGGCAACGGTGCTGCGCCGTGGCCGATCACCCAGGCGCGCAGCACGCGTGCCGCGCGCGCCGGCGACACTTGGCGCAGCAGTTCCAGTGACAGCACGCGCGGTGCCACTTCCAGGTGCGCGATCAGCTCGGCGTCTTCCTCGTCCAGCAGTTCGCGGGTCTGCCGGCAATGCGTCGCGCTGCCGGCCAATGCCGCCGCCGCGTGCGGCCAGCGCTGGCGCAGCAACGGCAACACCTGCAGGCGCAGGAAGTTGCGATCGGCGTGGTCTTCGGCGTTGCTGGGGTCTTCGATCCATTGCAGCGCGTGCTGCTGGGCGTAGTCGAGCAGCGCGGTGCGCGGCGTCGACAGCAGTGGTCGCCACAGGTGATGTTCGCCAAGACGGCTGCGTGCGGACATCGCTGCAAGGCCATCGACGCCCGAACCGCGCAGTGCGCGCAGCAGGAAGGTCTCGGCCTGGTCATCCTGGTGCTGCGCCAGTGCCAGCGTTTCACCTTCGCGCAGCTCAGCCGCGAAGGCGGCACGTCGTGCCTGGCGCGCCGCGCCTTCGAGGCCGAGGCCTGTGGTGTCGTCGACCTGTACGTGATGCACGGCCAGCTCGATACCGAGGGTCGCGCACTGCTGCTGGCAATGCCGTACCCAGTCGTCGGCGGCTGGCTGCAGGCCGTGGTGTACGTGCACCGCACGCAGCGCCGTGCCGGAAGCCTGGGCGCAGCGCCATAGCCAGTGCAGCAGCACGGTGGAGTCGACACCACCGCTGTAGCCCACCAGCAGCGGCGCATCCAGCGGAACGAGGGCGGGGAAGGCAGTCACGGCGGCAAGTATAGGGTGGGGTTTACTTGGCAGGGCTGCGCCCTGCACCCGCTACGAGCCAGAGCAACAGCAACAGCAACAGCAACAGCTGGTCAGCTGAGGGATGGCGGGGTGGGTCCGGTTGCGGGAGACGCCGTAAACCCATCCTTGGGGGCTTGGCCGCGGCATCCATGCCGCGGACACTCCCGCAACCGGACCCACCCCGCCTTCGACAGTTTCCTGCGAACTGTCGGAATTGCTCTTGGGGTCAGATCCGTTTTCCGCAGGAAAACGGATCTGACCCCGGATTCAATTCGATATCTGACAGATGTGATCCACGCAAAGCGTGGATGGTCCAACCGTCACCGGGAACCTGTCGAAGGCGGGGCACTGTGGGTTTGCGGGGTGTGAGCCGCATGGATGCGGCGACCAAGCCCCCATGGATGGGTTTACGGCGTCCCCGCAAACCCACAGTGCCCCGCCATCCCACGGAATGCACGCTGTTGCTGTTGCTTCGGCCGTTGCCGTTGCGTCTGCAGGTGCAGGGCGCAGCCCTGCCGAAAACCCTACTTCACCCGACGGCCCGAGCGGTCGATCCGGAACCGCTCTCCGCCTTCCATCGGCGTGTGGCCATCGCCATCCGGCGTGCCGCGACGGCAGCCGTTGCAGACCTCGGCCACGCCATCGCGGAATGGCCAGGCGAAATCGAAGGTGCCCGGCACTACCTGGCGGAATGTCAGATCGAAGTAGCCCACGCGATTGCCGACGCGCCCGCGCAGCAGGCCTTCCTCCGGTGTCTCCGGGCCGTTGTCCCAGGTCAGCACCGGCAGGCTGCGGCCCTTGCGGTCGATGTAGTGGAAGCCCTGATCGGCATATACCACGGCCAGGCCGTGGTCGTCGTAGTTCAGGTCCTTCAGCGTATCGGCGCTGATCTTCGGCCGGTGATCGACCACCTCGCAGTTGGGCAGCGGCCACAACCCGTGTTCGTCGGTCAGCAGCTTGCAGGCCGGTGCCTGCGCCAGCGCGCTGGAACTGGCCAGCGCGCCGAGCAGGGCCAGCGACCGCGCGAAACGGCCGCGGGCGGGGGCAGGGCGGGCCTGCGGCACGATCACTTGGCCTCGGCCTTGCGTTCGAAGGCCGTCGGTGCCGGCAGCTGCACCGGTACGCCCTTGTCATCGCAGGTGCCGGCCTGGCACAGGCGCTCGCGCAGGGCCGGGGTGGCCTGCACGATCATGTGGTAGATCGCGTTCTGTTCCAGCGTGCCGCGGATCGCCTTGCTGCCCGGGCCACGCGCCCAGATGCCGACGTCTTCACCACCATGCGATTCGGACTTCATCGGCACCAGTGCTTCCTGCATGTAGTCCGGATGCTCGGTGTCGACCTCGCGCAGGTTCGGGCGGCCGTTGGCCGGTTCGAAGCTGCTCGGGTTGTGCGGGTAGCGCTTCGGGCCGGCCGGCTGCTGGTTGCTGCTGCCGGTATGGCCCGGGCCATTGGCGTAGCTCAACGTGGTGTAGGGCTGGCCGGTGCCGTCCAGCGCGTAGTCCAGCTTGCCGGCACCATCTTCGCCGCCCTTGTCCTTCACCTTGCCCAGGATCGGATTGCCGCGTGCCGGGTAGCCGACGAAGTTCAGCGTGTGCGAGTGGTCGGCGGTGACGATGATCAGGGTGTCGTCGGCCGAGGTCAGCTCGTTGGCCACGCGCACCGCGTCGGACAGCGCCACGGTCTCGGTCAGGGCACGGTAGGCGTTGCCGCTGTGGTTGGCGTGGTCGATGCGCGCGCCTTCGATCATCAGCACGTAGCCTTCCTGGTGCTTGGCCAGATTCTTGATGGCTGCCGCCGTCAGTTCGGCCAGGCTCGGCTCACCGCCCGGATCCTGCGGGCGCTCGTACTCGTAGCGCATGTGGTCCGGTTCGAACAGGCCAAGGATGGCCGGCGCATCCGCGGCGGCGGCCAGCTGCTTGCTGTTCCACACGTAGGCGCCCTGCGGGTGCGCCTGCTGCCATTCCTGCACCAGGCTGCGGCCATCCAGGCGCTGGCCGACCTTGTCGTCGTACTCCGGGTCGCGCTCTTCCACCGTGGTGAACTCACCACGGCCGCCGCCGAGGGCGACCAGCGGGCCACGGCCATAGCGCGAGGTCGACAGCAGCTGCTGGGCGATGTCCTTGCAGCCTGCGGCCTTGGCCGCGTCGGTCAGGTCGGTGTCGTTTTCCCAGTTGCGCTCGGGCGAGTGCGCATAGGTGGCGGCCGGGGTGGCATGGGTCAGGCGCGCGGTGGATACCACGCCGGTAGCCAGGCCGGCGCTGTCGGCCAGCTGCAGCCAGGTCAGCAGGCCCTTGGACAGGCTGTCGGCACAGTCGGTGCGGCTGCCGGCACTGACGCCGATCGCACCCATGTGGGTCTTCACGCCGGTGGTGATGGCGGTCATGGTGCCGGCCGAATCGGGGGTCTGCGAATCTGTGTTGTAGGTCTTGCTGAACGCCGTGGCCGGGAAGCGCTCCCAGGACAGCAGGTTCTCTTCGCCGGAGCCGCCCTTCTGCTGGCCTTCGTAGATGCGCGAGGCGGCCACGGTGGTCAGGCTCATGCCGTCACCGAGGAACAGGATGACGTTCCTGGCCTTGCCGGACATCGCGCCGTTGGCGGCGGCCTGGGCGGCGCCGCTGCGGTACCACCACTGCGGTGTCTCGCCGGCCGGGTGGGCGACGGGATCGACGGCGACCTTCAGGCCGGCCGGAGCGGACGCGGGTGCGGTGCTGGCGCAGGCGCCCAGCAGCAGGGTGGTGGCGCAGGCGGCCAACAGGGAGACGGAACGGCGCATGGACGCTGGGATCTCACAAACTGTAACGGGACGTTCATTATGCCCGCCCTCGCAAGGCACGCCGATGACACACTGATTTGCCGGCCGGGCGGTCGTTCCCCAGCCGTTGTTGGGCTATCGTGCCAGCATCCCTTCCTTCCCTCTGGATTGCCTATGAAGCTGGTCTCTGCCTGGCTGCGGATTCCATTCTGGCAGCGCGTGGTCGGTGGCTTCGTGCTCGGCGCGCTGGCCGGCTGGGCGCTCGGCCCGGCCGCGGAAACGTGGTTCGGCCCGCTCGGCGAGCTGTACGTCACCCTGATCAAGATGATCGCGGTGCCGCTGGTGTTCTTCGCGGTCATCAATGCGATCTCGTCGCTGCACGGCCAGAAGTCGATCGCCGCGCTCAGTGGCCGCACCTTCCTGTGGTTCGTGATCACCGCCGCGCTGGCGGTGTGCGTTGGCCTGGCCGTAGGCACGGTGCTGCAGCCCGGCGCGGGTGGCCTGCAGTTGGCGATGGCCAGCAACTATGTGCCGCGCGAAGTGCCCAGCGTGGTACAGGTATTGCTGGACGTGGTGCCGGCCAATGTCTTCTATGCGCTGTCCGGCATCGGCACCAAGGTCAATGCCGCGGGTGAAACCGTGCTGGCCGCCGGCCGTGGCTCGATCCTGCCGGTGATCTTCTTTGCTGGTCTGGTCGGTTTCGCCATCGTCAAGCTGGGCGAGAAGGTGACCGAGGCGCGCAAGCTGGTCGGCCAGATGAGCGACATCATGATCCAGGTGACCCGCTTCGTGCTGGAAGTCACCCCGATCGGTACCTTCGGGCTGATCGCCGGTCTGGTCGGCAGCTACGGGTTCGAGAAGCTGCTGCCGCTGGGTCATTTCGTGCTGGCCCTGTACGTGGCCTGTGCCCTGCACATCGTGGTGGTCTACAGCGCACTGCTGCTGGCGCATGGTCTGAATCCGCTGAAGTTCTTCCGCGGCGCGGCGCCGGGCATGCAGGTGGCCTTCGTCAGCTCGTCCAGCTTCGCCGCGATGCCGGTGGCGCTGCGTTCGATCACCCACAACCTGGGCGTTAACAAGGACTACGGTTCGTTCGCGGTGCCGCTGGGCGCCAGCATCAAGATGGACGGCTGTGGTGCGATCTATCCGGCGCTGTGCGCGGTGTTCATCGCGCAGTACAGCGGTGTGCCGCTGACCCCGGAACAGTACGTGGTGGTGCTGATCGCCTCGGTGCTGGGCAGCTTCGGTACGGCCGGCGTGCCAGGTACCGCGGTGATCATGGCTACGGTGGTGCTGAGCGCGGCCAACCTGCCGCTGGAGACGATCGGCTACCTGTATGCCATCGACCGCATCCTGGACATGATGCGCACGATGACGAACGTGACGGGCCAGATGCTGGTGCCGGTGATCGTGGCCAAGGAGACCGGCCTGCTCGACCAGGCGGTGTATGACAACCCGTCCAGCAACGTGGGCGTGGATGATCCCGACCCGACACCGCCACGCGGCTGAGGTTGCGTGGTGGTGATGGAAGGCCCGCCCTGACCGGCGGGCCTTTTGTTTTGTTCCGGTAGATCCACGCCACGAGGATGGTGGCGGTGCCGACCAAGGTCGGCACCCACCAGGGCAGATGGCGCTGTGCCGACCAAGGTCGGCACCTACCGGGGGCGCAAACAAAAAAGCCGCTGCAGGGCAGCGGCTTCTCGCATCAGGCGGCTCGGTGGCGCCAACCGGTCAGAGGTCGACCCGGCGGGCCTGCATGAACTTGTTGCCCCAGTAGCCACTGAGCAGGGTGTCCACGCGGACGTCCTTGCCGGAGCTCGGTGCGTGCAGGAAGCGGCCATCGCCCACATAGATGCCCACGTGGTCGACGCGGCCCTTGCGGCCGAAGAACACCAGGTCACCAGCGGCCAGCGCGGTGCGGTCGTTGATCAGTTCGGCGTTGTCGTCGTGCGCCATTTCGCGCGAGACGCGCGGCAGCTCGATACCCAGGGCCGAGCGGAACACGTAACCGACCAGGCCACTGCAGTCGAAGCCGCTGTCCGGGTTGCTGCCACCCCAACGGTACGGGGTGCCCAGCAGCGTCATTGCACGGCGCAGCAGCGACTGCACCTTGCCGTTGTCGGCCGCGGTGCCGACAACGCTGCCATTGGCAGCGCTGCTGGTGTCGTAGTTGGCGAGGAGGCGGCTGAGGTCACCGGCCACCACGGCCGAGCGGTCCATCAGCGGAATGGTGTCGTTGGCGGCCAGGTGCGGCAGCAGGGCGGCCAGGGTAGCGCTGGCGGCGGCGTCGACGCGGCTGCGCTGCGGAGCGGCAGCCTCGGCCTTGGCGGCCGGTCGGGCGGTACTCTCGGCCACCGGGGCCGGGGTTGCATCGGAACGGTTCGGAGCAGTCTGCGACCAGGCCGGGAGGCTGGTCAGACACAGTGCCAGGCCAAGCAACAACGGGCGGGCACTGCGTGAAGATACGGAAGTCTGGCCTTCGCTTTTCAGGTCGTCAGTCGTCACGCGTCGGTCACAGGAAAAAAACGATGGGGCATCATGCCCTGTAAAAGCGCGGATAAGTTAAAAATTCCGTTAGTAATCCGTTAGTTTCAAGGTGATGTGCGTCACAGTTTTGAACATATCGCCTGTTCATCTTAGCGAAGGACACGTTTCGCGCCTGTGTAGTGGTCCTTCCAGTAGGGACCGCTGAGCGAGTCCAGCCGCACGGTGCCACCGGTACTCGGCGCGTGCACGAAACGCCCTTCACCTACATAAATGCCAACGTGGGTGACGCTGCCGCGGCTGCCGAAGAACACCAGATCGCCGGTGGCCAGGCGCTGCGGATCGATCTTCGGGCCCTGTACCGCCGCGAGATCGCGCGAAGTACGTGGCAGCTTCAGGTCCAGCATCTCGCGGTAGACATAGGCGACCAGGCCGCTGCAGTCGAAGCCCGAATCGGGGGTGTTGCCGCCATAGCGGTAGGGGGTGCCGACCAGGCTGATGGCGCGCATCAGCACCGAGTTGGCCGCCTCCGGGTTGTCCGGCACGGTCTTCGGCCAGTTCGCCGTAGGCGGGGGAGGTGCAGGTCGGGTGGCCTTGCCACCGCCGCAGGCGGTCATCAGCAGGGGCAGGGCCAGCAGCAGGGCCGGGGCGAGAAGCCGGCGGAGGCCGGACGAAACTGGCGTGATGTGCATGATCTCCGGATAATGCGCCACCTTGGATTGGCCGTCATGATGGCGGCGTCCCCGCCGGGCGACAACCCGCCCCAACCCGCCTGCCTCCGGCAGATCCAGACAGAGTTGCGCATGAAGATCGAAAAAGACCGCGTTGTCCGCTTCCACTACACCGTTTCCGAAGTCGGCCAGGAGCCGATCGAATCGTCCAAGGACCGCGGCGAGCCGCTGGCGATCCTGATCGGCCACGGCAACATCATCCCGGGCCTGGAAAACGCCATGATGGACAAGGAAGCCGGCGCGACCTTCAGCGTCGATGTCAATGCTGCCGACGCCTACGGCGAGCGCCGTGAGGGCCTGTCCCAGCGCGTGCCGAAGAAGCACTTCGGCAACACCAGGCTGGCTCCGGGCCAGCAGGTCGTGCTGCAGACCAACTTCGGCCCGCGTGCGGTGACCGTGCAGAAGGTCGGCATGAGCGTCGTCGACGTTGACCTGAACCACCCGATGGCTGGCAAGGACCTGCACTTCGACGTGGAAATCGTCGATGTGCGCGAAGCCGGCCAGGAAGAGATCGATCACGGCCACGTCCACGGCGACGGTGGTCACCACCACTGATCGCAGCGCGATCGTGATGTCAGCAACGGCCCGCTTCGGCGGGCCGTTGCGTTTCTGGAACACGGCGCGCCCATCCACGGCGTGCGGGCCGACGGCATAATGACGGACCTGCCCGACGGATGCCCCGTGAACGCCGCTTCTCCTTCCCTGCAGCCGATGGCCTCCGGCGAACGCATCGCCGTGCTGGACGTGCTGCGCGGTGCCGCGCTGCTGGGCATCCTGCTGATGAACATCGAGGCCTTCAGCGGGCCGCTGGACCTGGCGTTCACCGGCATCGACGTGCACTGGCATGGCATTGACTACTGGGCCGATGCCTTTGTCTATGTGTTCGTGCAGGGCAAGTTCTTCACGCTGTTCTCGCTGTTGTTCGGCGCCGGCTTTGCGGTGATGGCGCAACGCGCCGAGCTGGCTGCGCGTGATTTCACCCCGTTCTACCTGCGTCGCAGTGCCGGTCTGCTGCTGATCGGCCTGTGCCATGCAGTGCTGGTCTGGTCGGGCGACATCCTGGTGCTGTACGCGCTGATCTCGCTGCCGCTGCTGGCCTGCCGGGAGGCGCCGCGCAGCTGGCTGCCGTGGATGGGCGCGACGGTCTACCTCGGCGGCGTGGCGATGATGCTGCTGGTCGGCGCGATGGTGTCGATGGCCTCTGCGGACGAGGTGCGGGAAATGCTCACCGAGGCGCAGCAGGGCATCGATCTGCAGCGCCAGGTGTACGGGCACGGCAGCTGGATGCAGGCCACCGTCCAGCGGGTGAATGAGTTCGGCGCGTCGATGGGGGCGCTGCTGATCACCGGTCCGGAGGTGCTTGGCATGTTCCTGATCGGCAGCTGGTTTGCCGGCAGCGGCGCGTTGGCCACACCGGAGCGCTTCCCGCGGTTGTACGCGGTGTTGCGTTGGGTGGCGCTGCCCCTCGGCCTGCTGGTCACGCTGCTGGGTGTTGCCTGGAAACCGTATCTGGCGCCGGGCGCCTACGATCTGCCGGTGACGGCGGCGATGGCGCTGGTGACGATCGGCGGCCTGCCGATGTGCCTGGGCTACCTGGCCTGGATCGTGCACTGGCGCGCGCGGCTGGGCTGGCTGGCGCCGGTCGGGCGCATGGCGTTGACCCATTACCTCGGCCAGTCCCTGCTGTGCACCTGGTTGTTCTATCACTACGGCCTGGGCGCGTTCGAAATGATGCCACGCAGCGTGCAGCTGCTGTTCGCGCTGCTGCTGTTCACCGTGCAGCTGGGCATCTCGCACGCTTGGCTGCGCCACTTCCGCTTTGGGCCGATGGAATGGCTGTGGCGCGCGATGACCTACCGGCAGTGGCCGCCGATGCGGCGCGGAGCCGGGCAGGGCTGATCGATGCTGGGCGCGCGCGAGGATGTGATCGTGGTGGGCGCCGGTGCCATCGGTCTGGCCGCCGCGCTCGCACTGCGTGCGCAGGGGCGGCAGGTGCGTGTGATCGATCGTGGCCGCATTGGTGCGGCAACCTCGCACGGCAACTGCGGCACCGTTACTCCCAGCCATGCACCTCCACTGGCTGCGCCTGGCGTGCCACTGCGCGCATTGCGCTGGATGCTCGATCCGCGTGCGCCGCTGTATGTGCGCACCCGCCTGGATCCGGTGCTGTGGCGCTGGTTGCTGCAGTTCGGTGCACGCTGCAACACGCGTGACTGGCTGCAATCCACGCGGGCACGGGGTGCATTGCTGAACGACTCGCGGCTGCGCCTGGCCGATTGGGTGCAGGCGCATGCACTGGAGTGCGAGTTCGATACGCGCGGGCTGGACTATGTGTTCGGCGATGCGCGCAACTTCGACCACTACGCGGCCGAGTGCGAAGCACTGAACAGGCAGGGTATCGCCACGGCCTGCATCGACGGGGCCGGCTACGCACGTGCCAATCCGGCCTTCCACGACCGCCTGGCCGGCGCGATCCACTTTCCCGGTGATGCGCAGCTGCGGCCGGACCGCTACACCGCGGAGCTGGCACGTGTACTGCGCGCGCAGGGCGTGGTGATCGACGAGCAGAAGGACGTGCAGGGCTTCAGCGACGATGCACACGGGGTACGCGTGCAGGTCGGTG
This genomic window from Stenotrophomonas maltophilia contains:
- a CDS encoding WG repeat-containing protein; translated protein: MIVPQARPAPARGRFARSLALLGALASSSALAQAPACKLLTDEHGLWPLPNCEVVDHRPKISADTLKDLNYDDHGLAVVYADQGFHYIDRKGRSLPVLTWDNGPETPEEGLLRGRVGNRVGYFDLTFRQVVPGTFDFAWPFRDGVAEVCNGCRRGTPDGDGHTPMEGGERFRIDRSGRRVK
- a CDS encoding alkaline phosphatase, whose amino-acid sequence is MRRSVSLLAACATTLLLGACASTAPASAPAGLKVAVDPVAHPAGETPQWWYRSGAAQAAANGAMSGKARNVILFLGDGMSLTTVAASRIYEGQQKGGSGEENLLSWERFPATAFSKTYNTDSQTPDSAGTMTAITTGVKTHMGAIGVSAGSRTDCADSLSKGLLTWLQLADSAGLATGVVSTARLTHATPAATYAHSPERNWENDTDLTDAAKAAGCKDIAQQLLSTSRYGRGPLVALGGGRGEFTTVEERDPEYDDKVGQRLDGRSLVQEWQQAHPQGAYVWNSKQLAAAADAPAILGLFEPDHMRYEYERPQDPGGEPSLAELTAAAIKNLAKHQEGYVLMIEGARIDHANHSGNAYRALTETVALSDAVRVANELTSADDTLIIVTADHSHTLNFVGYPARGNPILGKVKDKGGEDGAGKLDYALDGTGQPYTTLSYANGPGHTGSSNQQPAGPKRYPHNPSSFEPANGRPNLREVDTEHPDYMQEALVPMKSESHGGEDVGIWARGPGSKAIRGTLEQNAIYHMIVQATPALRERLCQAGTCDDKGVPVQLPAPTAFERKAEAK
- the tilS gene encoding tRNA lysidine(34) synthetase TilS — encoded protein: MTAFPALVPLDAPLLVGYSGGVDSTVLLHWLWRCAQASGTALRAVHVHHGLQPAADDWVRHCQQQCATLGIELAVHHVQVDDTTGLGLEGAARQARRAAFAAELREGETLALAQHQDDQAETFLLRALRGSGVDGLAAMSARSRLGEHHLWRPLLSTPRTALLDYAQQHALQWIEDPSNAEDHADRNFLRLQVLPLLRQRWPHAAAALAGSATHCRQTRELLDEEDAELIAHLEVAPRVLSLELLRQVSPARAARVLRAWVIGHGAAPLPATVLQQALEELLPADIDRQARVRWQDHVIQQWRDHAYLLPARLPSLPLDWQAAWDGRAPLPLPDGGQLSLLGASAFEQPLQVRARVGGERILLPGRQHSHALKDCLQREHLAPWRRAQLPLIFDGPQLLAAADVVIAAPLQAWLQANEAQLQWRPGGW
- a CDS encoding polyprenyl synthetase family protein, producing the protein MTAEVLFERWRDRIESQLDAALPSPAEAPQRLHQAMRYSVLGGGKRMRPLLVYASGHLFGAQPESLDAAAMSVELIHAYSLVHDDLPAMDDDALRRGKPTTHIAFDEATAILAGDALQTRAFGLLADAPLPATLRVACLQTLAHASGASGMCGGQALDIDATGQQQTLAALTRMHALKTGALIRAAVRMGALCGQAHGPQLAQLDSFADALGLAFQVRDDILDVEASSEQLGKTAGKDQAQDKSTFPALLGMDGAKAQLQELAARMQALLAGYGDEADALRALATLAVERDH
- a CDS encoding exodeoxyribonuclease VII small subunit, which encodes MAKKSPENASPVAQFEQSLESLEQLVEQMETGELSLEASLSAYERGVGLYRQCQQALEQAELRVRLLSDPAQPEASEPFDPPSHDG
- a CDS encoding DUF4870 domain-containing protein, translating into MSEFDNVPPPPATTDVPADQRTMALAAHLLGIFTGFIGALIIWLINKDDAGKAFVTDQAKEALNFQITVTIAMIISMILMIVIIGGILAPIVGIISLVFSIIAAVKANNGEAYRYPFALRLIK
- the pmbA gene encoding metalloprotease PmbA, which encodes MNVIAPEAAVGDDSPARLERLADLSQQLLDRARALGASQAEVSCSEDRGLEVNVRLGEVETVQSTRDRGIAVTVYFGQRKGSASTGDLNEASLAATVEQACAIARHTEDDPAAGLAEADLMATHFPDLDGWHPWALQADEAVDLALACEAAGREADAQIRNSDGASVSSMQSLSVYANSHGFIGRERGTHHSVGCALIAGQGDGMQRDGWYTSALAREDLEDVGLVGRRAAERTVARLQPRSLATGSMPVLFAPEVARSLVGHLLSAVSGGALYRQASFLLDSVGQRLFPEWMQIEELPHLRRGLRSAAFDGDGVATRASALVRDGVLQRYVLGSYSARKLGLQTTANAGGVHNLQLAANAGSLQDIARQMGDGLLVTELMGQGVNGVTGDYSRGAGGFRVENGEIQYPVDGITIAGNLREMFSSIEAVGSDVDPRSHIRTGSILLGRMTIAGND